The Candidatus Obscuribacter sp. region TATCTGGACAAAGGCCAGGTCGCCATTGAGCACAGTGGCCGTGCGATTGAGCGAGCTTTCTTGACCGACTACAGCAGGGATTGGGATGGTGGAGCGTTGTTTGTCACCAGGCATATGAAAGAGCGCTTTGTCTTCGGCTTGCTCTTCTGTGCTCTTGATGGCGGCACTATTGCCGGTGCCTTCGCGCTCATTGAGTGAGACTTCGATGCGGTTAAATACCAGGAGGCTGTCGCAACTGGCAAAATCCCAGAGATTTTGAGTTTGACCCTGGACAGCTACCGACATAGCCCATTTGGGATCGCCGCCCTGTGGGTCGGCATGGGCAATGAGTTTGTATTCTGAGCCCTTTTTAGAGGAGGGCCAGATTACTTCCACTTGCTTGTCTTGATTTTCCAGAGCCCAGGTAAGGATCTGGTGAATAGCCGTAGCAGTAGGATTCCCCGGGAGGATTTGAATGGATTTGGCAGAGTAATGTTTCTCTTTCTGCATCAAATACTCAAAAATGAGCGCCCGGCCAGAGCGGCCGGGCGACAGTCACTACACTTTTGCTTTAGCCATATCATAGGTGATTGAGTGTTTGGCCATGCGGTCAAACGCCTCAGCCATGCGCGCTTTATCAAGGCAAAGCGACATGCGGATAAAGCCCTCACCATGAGGACCATACGCTGTGCCTGGAGGCACTACGATACCGGCTTTATCAAGCATCAAAGTGGCAAAGTCAGCTGAAGTCATACCTGGAGGAACAGGCAACCACATGTAGAAGGTTGCTTTGATTGGTTTGACTGGCCAACCCAGTTGAGTGAGACGCTCGACAGCGAGGTCGCGGCGCTCAATATAGAGCTTGTTGCAATAGTCGATATGATCGGTTGGTCCAGTGAGACCGGCAATTGCGGCTAACTGAATTGGCTTGAAAATATCGGTATCGATATTGGATTTGATTTTGGCGATAGCTTTGATTGCTTCGGCATTACCTACGGCAAAACCAATTCTCCAGCCAGTCATGTTGTAAGTCTTGGAGAGACTGTGCAACTCGATGCAGATATCCTTGGCTCCCTTAACTTGCATGATTGATGGTGCTTTGTAGCCATCAAAAGTCATTTCGCTATAAGCGAGGTCATGGCAGAGCAAGATGTTGTGCTTTTTGGCAAAGGCTACAGCCTTTTCAAAAAATGCTAAATCTGCAATGCCTGCTGTGGGGTTGTTTGGATAGTTAAACATCAAAAGCTTGGCTTTTTTGAGCACCGCTTCTGGTATCGCTTCCAGGTCGGGGATAAAGTTGTTTTCGGGGGTCAAAGGCATGTAATAGGGCTCGCCGCCAGCCAAAATGGTTGATGTGCGATAAACAGGATAGGCCGGATCGGGGATGAGGTTGATGTCACCCTTGTCGATAAAGGCCATGATTGTGTTGTGCAGACCTTCTTTTGAGCCGATCAAGCTGGTGATTTCGTTGACTGGATCTAGATCAAAGCCAAAACGCTTTTTGCACCAGGTGGCGATCGCTTCTTTAAATTCTTTGGTGCCGCCAAAGGGAGGGTAGTGATGGTTGGCTGGATTTTCCAGGGCATCATGCATGGCTTCGACTATATGACGGGGGGTAGGCTGGTCGGGATCGCCTATGCCCAGATTGATGACATCTACTCCCGCAGCAATTGCCGCTTGCCGTTTTTTATCTATTTCGGCAAATACATAGGGGGGAATAGATTTGAGTCTTTGTGAAACTTCCATGTGTCTGACCTTTGTTCGGAGAGCATTTGACAATACTATAGCTTCACATGAAGCAGCGCTACTGGGTCAAAGTAGTAAGCAGAGTTAACGATCTTCTTAATATGCCTTATTTTGTCAGGTCTTTTGAGCCTGGCAGGGCTTGCCACTACAATCCGGTTGCAAAGTGGGCGGGCGGCTGATTTGAAGATTGCAATCAAAGTCCGGGCGCGTCCCGGAGTGCCTATAATCTAATTTTGAGTTGACCTGGAGAGCCAGGCAGGGCGCACTGGTATCCGCATGAATCTTCAAATTACAGCCAAAAAATCAAGCTTTAGCCTGGCCGGCTTTAGTTTTGTCGTAATCGTGGCGGCAGCGGTGATTTTTGCCAGGCTGGGCAGTTTTCCCCTATTTAACCCAGACGAGGCTCTCTACGCCGAGCCTGCCCGCGAAATGCTGGAAATTGGGGACTATGTCACAACTTACCTCAATTACGTCATACGCTTCACCAAGCCGCCTCTGGTTATCTGGGCTATGGCCTTTTTTATCCAAGTTTTTGGCGTTAGCGAGTTTGCCGTGCGCTTCTTTGGTGCTAGCTGCGGCGTAGCTCTAGTCGGTGCTACCTATGCAGCGGCCAGTCGCTACTTTGGCACAACAGCAGCCATCATCGCCGGGCTCAGCCTGGTCACCGCTCCACTGTTTGTGGGCACAGCCCGCGAGGCTATCACCGATATGCCCCTGGCGCTTTTTATGGCATGTGCTCAACTAGCGTTTTTTAGAGGTTTTGAGTCTAGCTCTCCGCGCTTTAGCTATCTGGGCTGGGTCATGGTGGGACTGGCTGTGATGACCAAGGGACCCGTGGGGCTCATTTTGCCCATGGCCATTTTGTTTGGCTATCATCTTTTGCGCGGCGATCTAAAAGAAGCATTTAGGCGTTACAAAGTCATCTGGGGGCTGCTTATTGTCGCCCTCATTGCTGTGCCCTGGTTTGCCGTTGAGATCTATGTCACCAAAGGTGCTTACTATCAGGAGTTTATTGTCAGAGAAAACTTCCAGCGCTTTACAGCCAATGTGGATGCTCACAAACAACCAGTCTGGTATCACCTGGCAGCCATGTTTGTCGGCTTTATGCCCTTTGCTATCTATCTGCCTCAAGCTTTGTGGCGGTTTTTGATCAAGTGTCGCAACATGGTGATTATGACTTTGAGCGCTGGCAAAGATACAAAGACCCGCTACGAGTTTGTCACGACCTATCTAAGACAGATGAGTATCCCGCAGTCTCTGCTCTTTTATTGCGCCATCTGGTCGATTGGCACTCTGGTGTTTTTCTCCATGTCAGTGTCCAAGCTCTTGCCCTACACTTTGCCTGCTTTTCCTGCTCTCAGCTTGATTATCTGTGCGGCCATCGATAACTCCATTAAGACCAAACACTTTCGCAATCTGGCCTTCCCACTACTGCTCCTGGTGCTCGTCTACGGCGGCTGTGGCTTTGCTGCTCCGCTTATCACCGGACGCTTGCGTGACGCTCCACCAGAGCTAGTCAGTCAGGCCGTGGACTTTGTCAAATTTAGCGCTGGCTCTACTTTTGTCGCTATCATTTTACTCAGACTCTACAAAATGAAAGCAGCGATGATTTTCTTTGCAGCAGCATCCTGTCTCGGTCTTACCTACTATGCCATGCGCATCATCCCGATTGTGAGCAATAAATGGGAAGGACCACTGACAGGCCTATCGCGCTATGCCGGCGAGAGTAAATTGCCAATCATTGTCTATGAGATGCGTAAGCCCGGTGTGCCATTTTATGCCAGAAGAAAAGTCGAGAACATCAATGGTCAGGATGTCTTAAGAGCGCGCCTTAGCGGTCTAAAAGAAGCTTATGTCTTGACCAAAGCCAAACAGGTAAGCTCGGTGACTGCCCTTGCCGGGACCAAGCTGCAATGTCAGGACGGCGACTTTGCCCTTTTGTATTACGGTCCTTTAGTCGATAGTAAGCATTAGTTAGACCACTTGACCGGCCGCAAAACCAGACGCCCAGGCCCACTGGAAGTTATAGCCGCCAAGCCAGCCTGTGACGTCCACCACTTCGCCAATAAAATACAATCCGGGTACTTTTTTGGCTTCCATCGTAGTGGATGATAGGGCTGCTGTATCGACACCGCCCCTGGTGACTTCGGCCTTTTTGTAGCCCACTGTGCGCTCTGGTGCTATTTGCCAGTTATTTAAATTGGTCGCTAGTTTTTCCATACGCTTGCCATCGAGAGCCGCTAGCTGTCCGCTTGTACCGAGGTGTCTGGTAAAGTACTCAGCAAAACGCTTGGGTAAAAACTCTCCCAGTACATTTTTGACTTCTTGTTTGCCGCGACTTTGTTTTTGCTCCAAAAGCAGCGCCATGGCGTCATCATCTGGCAAGAGATTGATACTCAGCGGTGTGTTTTTTTGCCAGTAGAGAGAGGCTTGCAGACTGGCTGGACCGCTCAGTCCTTTGTGGGTAAATAAGATGTTTTCTCTAAATTGCACTTTTTTACAGTTGATAGCTACATCTATGGAGATGCCCGCTAGCTCTGTAAAGCCCTGCAAATCACTGGCGCGCCAGTCAAAGCCATCAAGGGCGGGCGCTAACTCTGTGATTTTGATGTCAAACTGTCTGGCTATATCGTAGCCAAAACCAGTTGCTCCAATCTGCGGTATAGACAGAGCACCAGTGGCTATGACCAGACTCTCACTGGTAAAGTCGCCTTTTTCGGTGATGATTTGCCAGGTCTCGCTCTTTTGTATTGCTTTGACTTTGACACCTAGCTCAAAGTGGCAGCCAGCCTGGTCGCATTCGTCCACCAGCATATCTACTATTTGTCTGGCACTATCATTGCAAAAGAGCTGCCCCAGCTTTTTTTCGTGGTACTTGATGCGGTGCCCCTCTACCAGTTTGATAAAGTCTTGAGGGGTATATCTTGAGAGGGCTGACTTGGCAAAATGTGGGTTATTACTGACATAACACTCAGGTCGTGCACCAACATTGGTAAAGTTGCAACGACCACCTCCTGATATCAGTATTTTTTTACCAATCTCATCATTGTGATCGAGCAAAAGCACAGTGCGTCCGCGCTTACCAGCCTCGGCTGCGCACATCATGCCTGCTCCACCAGCACCAATTACAATGACATCGTAGTCTTTTTGATCGTAACGTTTTTGCTGGCGAGTCAATTTATACCCTTTATAAAATATATGATCTTAGCTCAGCATTTTAGCAACTGGCGCGGTACTTAAAATGACAGACTCAGCAAATATTGATCTTAAGGGACAAAAAATCGTCAAAGCACAAAGCAGTCTAAATGCTTTTGCTATTTATTTTGCCAGTGGCAAAGCATTGCTTATCAGTGCTGTGGACGATGAGCTAGGTCCTGATGTGGACTTTGAGGTCAAGGGCGCTGATAGCGTACCCGAGCAAAACGAAGCAGTCTGCTCCGTGGACTGGAGCTGGATCTATGGCAAAGAAGTGCAGTCGGTAAGCCGCGGACGCGGCGGCTATGGTCCCAGTATCCGCATGGATCTGGGCAATAATCTGGTAATAACCACAAGCGTTGGTATCTGGGACGGCAAAGCTTTCCTCTCATTTATGCCTTTTAAGCCACAGTAGTGGATTTTTATGGCAGCAAATAAGTCATATTGCTTTTGATCAAATAGTTTTTGAATAGATGGGCTAAGTCTTTGCCATCTCTATGATCTATCTGCACAAATGGCTTGATGCGCTTAATAGTGGCTGTATTGCAGGTCTCGTGCACGGCATTGCCATTGTCGTCAAAAGCTTTGATTGATGAGGTTAGCTGGATTTGACCGTCGCCGTCTGGCTTGTAGCTGGTTATAGATTCTTGCTGGAAGCTTTTGATAATCGTCTCTGTCGATGGCGAGACTCTCA contains the following coding sequences:
- a CDS encoding LL-diaminopimelate aminotransferase; this translates as MEVSQRLKSIPPYVFAEIDKKRQAAIAAGVDVINLGIGDPDQPTPRHIVEAMHDALENPANHHYPPFGGTKEFKEAIATWCKKRFGFDLDPVNEITSLIGSKEGLHNTIMAFIDKGDINLIPDPAYPVYRTSTILAGGEPYYMPLTPENNFIPDLEAIPEAVLKKAKLLMFNYPNNPTAGIADLAFFEKAVAFAKKHNILLCHDLAYSEMTFDGYKAPSIMQVKGAKDICIELHSLSKTYNMTGWRIGFAVGNAEAIKAIAKIKSNIDTDIFKPIQLAAIAGLTGPTDHIDYCNKLYIERRDLAVERLTQLGWPVKPIKATFYMWLPVPPGMTSADFATLMLDKAGIVVPPGTAYGPHGEGFIRMSLCLDKARMAEAFDRMAKHSITYDMAKAKV
- a CDS encoding glycosyltransferase family 39 protein yields the protein MNLQITAKKSSFSLAGFSFVVIVAAAVIFARLGSFPLFNPDEALYAEPAREMLEIGDYVTTYLNYVIRFTKPPLVIWAMAFFIQVFGVSEFAVRFFGASCGVALVGATYAAASRYFGTTAAIIAGLSLVTAPLFVGTAREAITDMPLALFMACAQLAFFRGFESSSPRFSYLGWVMVGLAVMTKGPVGLILPMAILFGYHLLRGDLKEAFRRYKVIWGLLIVALIAVPWFAVEIYVTKGAYYQEFIVRENFQRFTANVDAHKQPVWYHLAAMFVGFMPFAIYLPQALWRFLIKCRNMVIMTLSAGKDTKTRYEFVTTYLRQMSIPQSLLFYCAIWSIGTLVFFSMSVSKLLPYTLPAFPALSLIICAAIDNSIKTKHFRNLAFPLLLLVLVYGGCGFAAPLITGRLRDAPPELVSQAVDFVKFSAGSTFVAIILLRLYKMKAAMIFFAAASCLGLTYYAMRIIPIVSNKWEGPLTGLSRYAGESKLPIIVYEMRKPGVPFYARRKVENINGQDVLRARLSGLKEAYVLTKAKQVSSVTALAGTKLQCQDGDFALLYYGPLVDSKH
- a CDS encoding NAD(P)/FAD-dependent oxidoreductase, with product MTRQQKRYDQKDYDVIVIGAGGAGMMCAAEAGKRGRTVLLLDHNDEIGKKILISGGGRCNFTNVGARPECYVSNNPHFAKSALSRYTPQDFIKLVEGHRIKYHEKKLGQLFCNDSARQIVDMLVDECDQAGCHFELGVKVKAIQKSETWQIITEKGDFTSESLVIATGALSIPQIGATGFGYDIARQFDIKITELAPALDGFDWRASDLQGFTELAGISIDVAINCKKVQFRENILFTHKGLSGPASLQASLYWQKNTPLSINLLPDDDAMALLLEQKQSRGKQEVKNVLGEFLPKRFAEYFTRHLGTSGQLAALDGKRMEKLATNLNNWQIAPERTVGYKKAEVTRGGVDTAALSSTTMEAKKVPGLYFIGEVVDVTGWLGGYNFQWAWASGFAAGQVV